A region from the Benincasa hispida cultivar B227 chromosome 12, ASM972705v1, whole genome shotgun sequence genome encodes:
- the LOC120092894 gene encoding 65-kDa microtubule-associated protein 3-like encodes MTNVRNDPILQMETTCGTLLHELQIIWDEVGESEATRDKMLLEVEQECLEVYRRKVDQANRFRAQLRQAIADSEAELAAICSAMGERPVHTRQADQKTGTLREEMARVLPQVDEMRKRKVDRRNQFLEVLEQIQKISYEIYGSKFSHSSVAIDEKDLSLRNLEELQGHLHKLQKEKSDRQMVNQEHLQTLNLLCLVLGMDFKQTLNGFHPNLGDPYGTFNITSESIETLAAAITNLREVKLRRMQRLQDLATTLLELWHLMDTPMEEQQLFQNVTCNIAASEDEVNEPNSLSEDSINSVEAEVSRLEELKSSKMKELVLKKRSELDEICRKTHLVLEEDTIVEYAIETIDSGDVDPAIILEQIELQIARIKEEAFLRKEILEKVDKWLTACDEESWLEEYNRDENRYNAGRGAHLILKRAEKARALVNKLPGMVDTLTSKTMAWEKERGIEFTYDGVSLLNMLEEYSVLRQEKEQERRRLRDQKKLQGQLIAEQEALYGSKPSPSKPQSVKKTPRASAAGASKRLSLGGTLHQTPKPQPRPSRKGDQLNDQNFQQDEGFGALPAAGRRELDFSGQPASHNNSIANAREPELVIRKPFAPIATTVQPKTNTTNSIDDANTASSEPLQKTSPTSNVPCTPLKKISVATDEDQNVTPKGMSIPVPSTPSTLSVAMQTTTTPAVALPPPAYKAEEIPEDDVEYSFEERRAGFVLPETHIKSIQV; translated from the exons ATGACTAATGTTCGAAATGATCCAATTTTACAAATGGAAACAACATGTGGAACACTTCTACACGAACTTCAG ATCATTTGGGATGAAGTAGGGGAATCTGAGGCCACAAGGGACAAAATGTTGCTTGAGGTTGAACAAGAGTGCTTAGAAGTTTACAGAAGAAAGGTAGATCAAGCAAACCGCTTTAGAGCTCAGCTAAGGCAGGCAATTGCTGATTCTGAAGCAGAATTGGCTGCCATCTGCTCTGCAATGGGAGAGAGACCAGTACATACGAGGCAG GCTGATCAAAAGACTGGGACCTTGAGAGAAGAGATGGCCCGTGTTCTTCCACAAGTGGATGAAATGAGGAAAAGAAAAGTAGACAGAAGAAATCAATTTTTAGAAGTTCTAGAACAAATACAGAAGATATCCTATGAGATCTATGGATCAAAATTTTCACATTCCAGTGTAGCTATTGATGAAAAAGATTTATCATTGAGGAATCTAGAAGAACTGCAAGGACATTTACATAAACTACAGAAGGAGAAG AGTGACCGGCAGATGGTTAATCAGGAGCACCTTCAGACTCTAAACTTGCTTTGTTTAGTGCTTGGGATGGATTTCAAGCAAACACTGAACGGATTTCATCCCAATTTGGGTGACCCATATGGAACTTTTAACATAACTAGTGAATCAATTGAAACCCTGGCTGCTGCAATAACTAATTTGCGTGAGGTCAAATTACGAAGAATGCAGCGG CTCCAAGATCTTGCTACAACTTTGTTGGAGCTTTGGCATCTAATGGATACACCAATGGAAGAACAACAGTTGTTTCAAAACGTGACATGTAATATAGCTGCTTCAGAAGATGAAGTAAATGAACCCAATAGTCTCTCTGAGGACTCAATTAATTCT GTTGAAGCAGAAGTGTCTCGGTTAGAAGAGTTAAAATCAAGCAAGATGAAAGAACTTGTTTTGAAGAAGAGGTCAGAGCTGGATGAGATTTGTAGAAAAACACATTTGGTCCTGGAAGAAGATACAATAGTGGAATATGCAATTGAAACTATCGACTCCG GAGATGTTGACCCTGCCATTATTCTTGAGCAAATCGAGCTTCAGATTGCCAGGATTAAAGAGGAAGCATTTCTCAGGaaagaaattttagaaaaagttGACAAATGGTTGACTGCTTGTGATGAGGAGTCTTGGCTCGAGGAGTATAATAGG GATGAAAATAGATATAATGCTGGTAGAGGGGCACATCTCATTCTCAAACGTGCAGAGAAGGCCCGAGCATTGGTTAATAAGCTTCCAG GAATGGTGGATACATTAACTTCAAAAACAATGGCATGGGAGAAAGAAAGAGGCATTGAGTTTACATACGATGGA GTCAGTCTGCTCAATATGCTTGAAGAGTATTCCGTATTAAGGCAAGAGAAAGAGCAGGAGCGTCGCAGACTGCGG GACCAGAAGAAACTCCAGGGACAGTTAATAGCAGAGCAGGAGGCTCTTTATGGATCGAAGCCAAGCCCCTCAAAACCCCAGAGTGTTAAGAAAACTCCCAGAGCTTCAGCTGCAGGTGCTAGTAAAAGGCTTTCTCTTGGAGGGACGTTGCACCAAACACCCAAACCTCAGCCACGTCCATCTAGGAAAGGTGACCAGCTGAATgatcaaaattttcaacaagATGAAGGATTTGGAGCTCTTCCAGCCGCTG GCAGAAGAGAACTTGATTTTTCTGGTCAACCTGCAAGCCACAATAACTCGATAGCCAATGCTCGTGAACCCGAGTTGGTGATTCGGAAACCTTTTGCACCAATTGCTACCACAGTGCAACCAAAGACGAACACGACGAACTCAATCGATGATGCAAACACAGCATCTAGTGAGCCATTACAAAAAACAAGCCCAACCAGCAATGTGCCATGTACGCCATTGAAGAAGATCTCAGTTGCTACAGATGAAGACCAAAACGTGACTCCAAAGGGAATGTCAATTCCAGTACCATCCACCCCTTCAACTCTATCAGTTGCAATGCAGACGACTACAACTCCGGCAGTTGCTCTGCCTCCTCCCGCTTACAAAGCTGAGGAAATTCCTGAAGATGACGTTGAATATTCGTTCGAGGAAAGACGAGCCGGGTTTGTACTTCCGGAAACACATATAAAATCAATACAAGTTTGA